The following DNA comes from Tunturibacter psychrotolerans.
ACGTCTATTTTAGCTTGTTTGGCGCGGGTTTTGTTGGGTTTGGGCCTGGGTGGGACGGTTCACCTATGCTAACCCTTTTTGTTTTCTTGCGATGATGCGGGCAGCGCGAGAACGTTTGCTACTGAATGTAGTCCTGAGACGAGGCTGTGCCTGAAAGCAGGAGAGATTAGTAGCACTGTGAGATCAATGCAGGTCCTTCGACTACGCCTCTGCGATGAAGCTGCAAGAGGCTTCGCTCAGGATGAAAAGTTTAGGAGGGAGAGCAGATCACGGTTCCTGGTACGAAGGGGAGAGTGGAAGGGCCGTGGAACGGAGGGTCCAGGTGCGGCCGTTGTGGCGGAGGTCGGTCAGGGTGAGGGGGGCTATGTCGATACGCCAGAAGGATTGGGGTGGGGCGTTGAGGGTGTGAAGGATAGCGGCGCGGATGACGGCGGGGTGAGTGATGGCTATGGTGTGGGAGTGCGTGTCTGGTGTCTCGGGTGGGAGTGTCGCCAGCCAGTTCGTCACGCGGGTGATTAGGTGGGCGATGGATTCGCCGTTGTGTGGGGTGGAGTTGGGGTCGGAGAGCCATTGGGCGATGGGTGCGGGGTCTTCAGCATAGAGGTCGTTGAGCGTGCGGCCTTGCCAGATGCCGTATGCGATGTCTCGGAGTTCGTTGGTTGGGGTTGCGGTGAGGTTGAGGGCTTCGGCGGTTTGTTGGGTGCGGAGTTCCGGGGCGGTGAGGATGTGTTGGGCGCGTGGTGATTGCCAGTTGATTGCGGCTAGTTTGGTGAGGGCGGATTCTTCGATGGGTTCGTCTGCGGGAAAGGCGGAGAGGCGTTGCGCGGAGGTGGAGGCGTGGCTGATGAGAGTGAGGCGGGTTGGCACGTTTGTCGATTCTCCGTGACGTGTGGGTAAGGGCGCGTTCGGGTTTTTGATCAATTGTCGAAGAGTCGATTTTGCAGCAAGTTAGTCCTCAAAAACCTGGGTGAAACTATTCAACGCTTTTGTCGGGTTAGTTATGCAGAACTATTCTTTCTTGCCAAAGAGTTTAGAAAGTTTCTTCTTTATTGTTGCGGCGTTGCCTTTCATCAGGCCGTTGACATCAGCGGTGATGACAGGTTCTTCTGCTGTGCCGGTGATGGTGATGGGGATACCGCTGGCATTCGAAGGTTTGGCGGCGTCAGAGGTGCTGTTCATCTTTGTGAGAAGGTTTATCCCGACCTTATTTAGACCTTTCGCGTTCGTGACCTTGGAGATCAAGTGGAAGTTGAGCTGTCCGGAGGGCGACACAGTGCCGCTGCCGGTAGACACACCAAGTGCAGGCAGGACTGAATAGATCTTCGTGCTTTCGCTGCCTGATTTGGTAATGCGCACGTTGGCCCGGGAGACATCGATGACAGCGGTATCGCCAGTTTTGATGCCGCCCAAAGCGGCGATACCAGCGATTTTGGAGCCGATGTCGTAGCCTACCAACGTTGTATTTTTGATTTCGTAGGAGCCGACGATGACGTTGTCTGTTGGCGAGCCTTTGATGGTGAAGTCGGCGGACAGCGTTCCGCCCTTGAGCGTGGCATTGTTGGGGAGCTTTACGCCGACGGCTGGCATGAGGGCCTGCAGGTCGTTGAGGGGGACACTTTGAGCCAGCAGCTTGAGGTCTAAGACTGGAACGTTTGCGGTGAGTTGATAGTTGCCCTTGATGTGAATTGCGATGGCGCCGGTTTGAAAGACGAGATCGGAGACCTGGCCACTGTTGCTTTTGAGGGAGTGGACGATCTGATAGCTGAGATCAAGAGGGAGCGGAGCAGCCTTTCCTCCTTTGAGGATGATGAGATGCTCAGCGTGGACTTTGCCGTTACTGGTGACATTCGTGCCGTCTGAGACGAAGTGCGCATCGAGGCCCGCGATCGTTGAGACTCCGGCGGCTGGGTCAACGTAGCCGGCGGTGACAGGGTCGAGGTGTTGAATTTTGACCTGTGTGTCGAAGGCGGTGGAGGCGGCGTCTTGAGGATTGATAGGCCCGACGGTTCCGGAGACATCTACCTTGCCGTCGCCGGGAAGTGAGGCACTCACCCTAAAGGGAAAGGGTTGGGCTAAGGAGAAGTGCTCCACTGTGACGTTGAGATGGTCGTAGACCTGGGGGTTTTTCTGCGAGGGCAGAGTTTCGATCGTTGCGTTGCCATCTTTGATGATGATTCGGTCGACCGGGAGATCAGGTAACGAGGTCGGTCGGGTGGTGTCCAGACGGTCGGTGCCGTGACTCAGGGTGGAGAAGTTCCAGGTTCCATCCTCGGCGCGGATCAGATGGATTTGGGGAGCATCGACCTCGAAACTTCGAATAAGGAGTTCGTGGTGGAAGATCAGAGGCTTCATCTGAACGCCGATGTGCAGTAGTTTCGCCGTGAAGAATGGAGTCTGACCGAACTTAGGATCTTCGGCGATGGTGAGATCGTCCGCCTCCAGTCTGCCCTTCGTGAGGGAGAGACTCAAATTGCCGAGGGTGACCTTGCGGGAGAGGGCTGTGCTGAGTCGGCTCTCGATCTTAGGGCGAAACGTGTTGGCGTTCACGAAGAAGGGGATGGCTGCAGCTACGACTACTGGTAGTGCTATAGCTGCAGCCAGAACGATCTTGACCGACTTCTTCATGAATCCTCCGTTGTGGCAAAGTCCCACCCAATTGTCACCGACTTTCCTCACCTGGAGGGTTTGATTGGCAAAAAAGAGTAAAGGCGGTCCCGCTCTCGCCAGAAAGGTTCGACTCGAAGTTGACGCACCGCCAAATTACTCGGGAGCTTGACTTTGATGATTGTGGGACATAGGGTTGAGATAGATTTTGATGAGGATGGAAGAAGCCGGTGAGAGTCCGGTGCGGTCGCGCCACTGTGATTGACCTGTAGTTCGGGTTGAGAGCCAGACGTTCTTTCCTTGTTCGAATAGCAATGCGTGGGACGCATGATCCCTGGAGGTTTTACGATGGCTCAATCCGCTTTTAGTTCTGTTGCACAGCCGGTTTCAATTCCTGTTGTTCCGGTGCGTGAGATTCTGCCGTATGCGATTTTCGGTGGGCTGCTGTTGCTGCTGGCGATTTATTTTGTCGGCGCGGAGCAGGGCGCTACCTCGATGTTTCGCGGGACGATGGTGCATGAGTTTTTGCACGACGGCCGGCATCTTCTCGGCTTTCCCTGCCACTAAGTAGAAAATTTTGATGACTCGAACTCTGCTCCTTCGCGGGATGCTGGTGGGCGTTGTTGCGGGCCTGCTCGTCTTCGCGTTTGCACGATGGATCGGCGAGCCGCAGGTAGAGCGCGCGATTGCGTTTGAGACCGCCGCGGCTCAGGCGCGGGGCGAGGCTCCTGAGCCGGAGATGGTGAGCCGTCGTGTGCAGAAGAGTGTTGGCCTGCTGACTGGCACCGTTGTGTATGGCGCGGCAATCGGTGGATTGTTCGGGCTGGTGTTCGCGTTTGCTTATGGGCGGATTGGGGAGTTGGGGCCGCGGGCTCTGGCGGCTGTGCTCGGCGTGCTGGGATATGTGGCCGTGGTGCTGGTGCCGAATTTGAAGTATCCGGCGAACCCTCCGGCGGTGGGGAGTCCCGATACGATTGGAGCGCGGACTGGGGCATACTTTTTGCTTATTGCGGTTTCGATTGCGGCGATGGTGTTGTCGCTTCAAATGAGACGCGGGTTTGCGAAGAGGTTTGGAGAGTGGAACGGTTCCCTGCTGGCGGCGGCTTCGTTTGTGGTGGTCGTGTGTGCGGTGGCGCACTTTTTGCCGGTGGTGGATGAGGTTCCGGCTGGGTTTCCGGTGACGCTGATGTGGAAGTTTCGCGTGGCGGCGCTCGAGATTCAGGCGGTGCTTTGGGGGACGCTGGGGTTGGGGTTTGGGTGGTTGACTGAGCGTGAGTCGGCGTTGGGACGGCCTTCCAATTAAGTGAGGTAGATCTTTTGTTTTCCCGGTACTAGTGGATGGCTTTACTGCACCTCACATGAGGCGTGGCGATGCAGCTGGCCTGACAATTTAAGCAGAACGAATCGGCGCTGGTGGTACTACGACCTCAACGAGTCCCGTCGCTACGTCGTAGACGAGGCCCGAGATGAACCACTGGGCGGGCAGCGCGGGAATCGTTTTGAGAAACGCAACATCGCCGGCAACCGCGGCGCGGGGATCGGTTACGGATTTTGATTTGACTTCCCCTTCCGGTATTTGAAAGTAGTGCGCCAGCTTATCGGGATCGCCTGCGAGGCGAGTGATTCCGCAGTCGGTGTGCTGAAGCACGATGAGGTGAAACTCCCCTCCGCCAGCGGGGACTACTCTGGCAACCTCGCCGATTCGTCCGAGAAGGCCCAACTCCTCCAACACTGGTGGGGTAATTCGACCCCCAATGTTACGTATCACGAGGGCTTCGCCTGGTTTAAGTCCAAGCAGATGAGCGGGGTCAACCCGCATATCAGCGCAACCGATGATGGTTGCCTTTAGATTCGGCGTCGCTCGAGGAAGCGAGGGCATGAGTGTGCCCGCTGCAGACTGCTTAGCAGCATAGTCTTTGTTGCGTTGTAACAGATCGTCGAGATTGCTCATGTCGAGTCTCCTTAAGAGATGTTGCCGATGTTTGGCAAATCTGAATTCTATCGCGATGAAGAAGCCTGAGGATCACAGATGCCTAGAGAGACAAAGGGGAGATTTCTACCGATGTAGCCGCAGTTAGTCCTATACTTCCGCTAAACCGCTTGGCGGTTGCAGCCGCAGGTGCGGGGGAAGCTGTTGGAAGGGCCCGATGAAGGCGATTGTGCGCACACAGTACGGGCCACCAGAGTTGTTGCAGTTTGCGGAGGTCGCGACACCTGTGCCTGCGGGCAATGAGGTGATGATCAGGCTTGGTGCGGCGTCGGTGAATCCGCTGGACCTGTATTTGATGAAAGGTGCGCCGTGGGATCGGATTCCGGGGATGAAGAAGCCAAAGCCGATGGTGCTCGGCTGCGATGTTGCGGGCCGCGTGGAGGCTGTGGGCAGAGAGGTAACGCAGTTTCGGGCTGGGGACGAGGTGTTCGGGGTTACGGGTTTCAAAGGGAACGGATTTGCCGAATATGTCTGTGTCGCTGAGGAGAGATTGGCGCCGAAGCCGGTGAACCTGACGTTTGAGCAAGCGGCGGCTGTGCCAGTTGCGGCGATTACAGCGTTGCAGGGGCTTCGCGATAAGGGAAGGATTCGGCCAGGGCAGAAGGTTCTGGTGGAAGGGGCTTCCGGCGGCGTGGGCACGTTTGCGGTGCAGATCGCGAAAGCGTTTGGGGCTGAAGTGACCGCCGTGTGCAGTACGAGGAATGTGCATCAGGCGTGGTCGATGGGTGCGGATTGCGTCATCGATTACAGCAAAGAGGATTTCACTCGGAGTGGCCAACGATACGATCTGATCCTGGCTGCGAATGGTCATCATTCGATCTTTGACTACAGGCGTTTGCTCGTCGCGGATGGAGTTTATGTCGCGGCGGGTGGTGGTCTGGTCCAGATTTTCGAGACGTTTACGCTGGGGCCAGTGCTGTCGCGAATGGGGCGGAAGAAGATGGTGTTTTTTCTGGCGAAGGTGACTCGGAAGGACCTGGACTTTCTGAAGGAACTTCTGGAGAGCGGCAAAGTTGTTCCGGTGATTGATAGACGTTATCGGTTGAGCGAGGCGGCGGAAGCTCTCAGCTACCTGGCGGAAGGACATGCGCAGGGGAAGATTGTGTTGACGGTTTAGCGTTGTGTCGACGTTTTGAGATGCTGCGACGTCTGAGTTTCAGGACCGACGGGCATGATGTTCGCTTGCGTGATGCGGTCCTCCTGCACAAACGAAGACTTGTTTGTGGGCCCCGATTCGGCGGCCACCGCTATACCTGGCCGATGATGCCTCTGGCATAGGACGCACACTTCTCTACTTCTTCTGGCGATCGACCGGTTCCGGCGTAGTCGCAGTCTACGTATGCTGTGATCGGAACCTGCTTATCCTTGAAGAACTGCAGGACTGCTTTCACGCGAGCCTCGCCTTCGCCAAGCGGAACACTTGGACCTCCGGGCATCGCGTCCTTGAGGTCGAACGCAGACATGGACGTGTAGTTGGTTTCGACAAACTGCAAGGCGTCGATCTTTGCTTTCGTCAGGTCGCCTATGTCGGGGTCCATGCGGAAGTATTGAGAGGCGGCGAGCTGTTTCTTCACCTCGTCCAGATCGGCGACTTGAAGGCTGACGATCATTTGATGCTTGTCCGTTGCGGCTGCGACGACGCCGGTGGAGGCTGCGGGGAGGCGGGTGACGATTGAGTCCGCTCCCAGAGCTTTTGCCATCAGGAACTGGCGGTCGATCTCTGCGTCAGAGCTGCCGAATCTGATCGAATAGGCTTTTATTCTGAGGCCCTGTTTTCCAAAAGTAGACCGGATGTTTTCGAAGTAGCTCATGGGAACCGAGAGGCGCCATTGCGTCAGCGCGGCCTCGGTCGCCTTCTGTTGTTCCTGTTGCTGCGGCGTTGGAGATGATTTTGGAGGGTTGAAGACGCCGACGGGAAAGACGGGGTTGAACTTCGCGGGTTCTATGTGGGTGAACAGGATCTGAGCGTCTTGCAGTCTCGCCTGCTTCATCGTTTGGATGATGATGGGGATTGCTTCCTGTTGGGAGAGAGCTCGCAGGCTCCAGGTGTTCAGTCCGAGCTTGGGTCCGTTTTCTGCAAAGCCGAAGCTCTTGCGTGAGCAGGCGGCTGTAGCTGCGACCGCACCGATCGCCTGGGTGAACTGTCTTCTTGAGAGCTTCATCAACTACCTCACCAAACTGGGGTTAATTGCTTGCCGCGTGTGTTGGGCAATTCTAAATGGTGAGATTACCGTAGGTTATTTCTTGCGCGCTGTTGTTGGTGCGCGTGCAGTCCTGCCGGACGGGCCTCCTGCGCGGAGCGCGACCACTTCGTGGCGGGTATATCCTTCTTCGCTCCCGTTGGTCGCGTCTGTGTCTGCCGCTTGTGCTAATCTCTGCGGCCCAGGGTTGGACGGTCGTCGGTGCTGGTGGATGGGTTGTTCGGGTTGTTGGGGTCGTTGTTGCCGTTGCCGCTGGCGGTTCGGCGGAGCGTGGGCTTGTTGCCACCCTTGCCGTCGTTAATCTTGCGCTTGTTCTCGAGCCGCGCGAGGCGGGCCTTGACGTCGTCGAACTCGGACGTGGTGACCATGTAGTCAGGGCGGGAGGGCAGGATGGTGGCGATCTCTTCCTCAGAGTGAAGGATCCGGTCGGGGGTTTGGGGGTGGTCGGCGAAGACCTTGGCCAGAGTGCCGGGTTTGTGCTTTTCGAGGGCGTCGAGCTTTTCGAAGAATTGGATGAAGGCCTGGGGATCGTAGCCGGACTTGTACATGTACTGGACGCCGAGCCAGTCGGCTTCAGCCTCATCCATGCGGGAGAACTGCAGGAAGCTGAGAGGGACGGCGAGCTGAACGGCCTCGTAGATGCCGTAGCCGGTCCAGCTACCCTGGGTGAAGATGATGAGCGGGATCGAACCGATCTGCGCGTAGTTCATCTTGGTCATCTGTCGGGCGGCGTGGTGGGCGCAAACGTGGGCGGTCTCGTGGGCCATGACGCCGGCGAGCTCTGCTTCTTCGTCGGCGGCTAGGATGAGGCCGGAGTTGACGTAGAAGAATCCGCCGGGAAGGGCCATGGCGTTGATCTCGTCAGAGTCGATGACCTTGATGGTGAAGGGGACCTTGCAGTCGGAGTTCTTGACGATGTTCTGGCCGACGCGGTTGACGTACTCGACGATGACGGGGTCGTTGACCATGTGAGCGGATTTTTCAATCTCCATGGAGTACTGCTTGCCGGTGCGGATCTCCCAGTCGGTGGAGTACCAGTTGCCCATGCCGCGGCCGCCGATGTTGCGGGTGCCTACGGCGTTGACGTCGTCTTCGCTGCCGGGCTTGATGTTGGTCTTCATGTCCTCGCCGGGGGACGGGAGGCGGTCGGTTTTGTTTTCGGCCTTGACGGTGGCGGCGGCGTCTTTGCTCTCTTTTGGCGTGGCGGTGGGGTGGCCGGGGATGGGCTTCTCGACGGGGACGTCGGAGGGGATGGTGGCGTTGACGGGGGTGGTCGCCTGGGGATCGTTTTGGGGCGTGGTGGTGGAGGGCGTTTGCGCCGGTGGGGTGGTTTGGGAACTGCTGGGGGAATTCGTCGGAGTCTGGGAGTACGCCGCAACGGAGAGTGTGAGGAAGGCGGTTAGGCCAATTTGCGTGACGGAACGCATGTGAGGTCTCCTGGTGGGCCGCTTCCCTGCTGGACGGACGCAGCTCGACGTGTCTTAGACCATAGTATGCGCCTTTTCGTGAGCGGAAGCGACGGTTAGAGGTACACGAGACAGCCTCGGGCTTCGAGA
Coding sequences within:
- a CDS encoding histidine phosphatase family protein, producing MPTRLTLISHASTSAQRLSAFPADEPIEESALTKLAAINWQSPRAQHILTAPELRTQQTAEALNLTATPTNELRDIAYGIWQGRTLNDLYAEDPAPIAQWLSDPNSTPHNGESIAHLITRVTNWLATLPPETPDTHSHTIAITHPAVIRAAILHTLNAPPQSFWRIDIAPLTLTDLRHNGRTWTLRSTALPLSPSYQEP
- a CDS encoding AsmA family protein → MKKSVKIVLAAAIALPVVVAAAIPFFVNANTFRPKIESRLSTALSRKVTLGNLSLSLTKGRLEADDLTIAEDPKFGQTPFFTAKLLHIGVQMKPLIFHHELLIRSFEVDAPQIHLIRAEDGTWNFSTLSHGTDRLDTTRPTSLPDLPVDRIIIKDGNATIETLPSQKNPQVYDHLNVTVEHFSLAQPFPFRVSASLPGDGKVDVSGTVGPINPQDAASTAFDTQVKIQHLDPVTAGYVDPAAGVSTIAGLDAHFVSDGTNVTSNGKVHAEHLIILKGGKAAPLPLDLSYQIVHSLKSNSGQVSDLVFQTGAIAIHIKGNYQLTANVPVLDLKLLAQSVPLNDLQALMPAVGVKLPNNATLKGGTLSADFTIKGSPTDNVIVGSYEIKNTTLVGYDIGSKIAGIAALGGIKTGDTAVIDVSRANVRITKSGSESTKIYSVLPALGVSTGSGTVSPSGQLNFHLISKVTNAKGLNKVGINLLTKMNSTSDAAKPSNASGIPITITGTAEEPVITADVNGLMKGNAATIKKKLSKLFGKKE
- a CDS encoding CbtB domain-containing protein produces the protein MAQSAFSSVAQPVSIPVVPVREILPYAIFGGLLLLLAIYFVGAEQGATSMFRGTMVHEFLHDGRHLLGFPCH
- a CDS encoding CbtA family protein, translating into MTRTLLLRGMLVGVVAGLLVFAFARWIGEPQVERAIAFETAAAQARGEAPEPEMVSRRVQKSVGLLTGTVVYGAAIGGLFGLVFAFAYGRIGELGPRALAAVLGVLGYVAVVLVPNLKYPANPPAVGSPDTIGARTGAYFLLIAVSIAAMVLSLQMRRGFAKRFGEWNGSLLAAASFVVVVCAVAHFLPVVDEVPAGFPVTLMWKFRVAALEIQAVLWGTLGLGFGWLTERESALGRPSN
- a CDS encoding carbonic anhydrase, giving the protein MSNLDDLLQRNKDYAAKQSAAGTLMPSLPRATPNLKATIIGCADMRVDPAHLLGLKPGEALVIRNIGGRITPPVLEELGLLGRIGEVARVVPAGGGEFHLIVLQHTDCGITRLAGDPDKLAHYFQIPEGEVKSKSVTDPRAAVAGDVAFLKTIPALPAQWFISGLVYDVATGLVEVVVPPAPIRSA
- a CDS encoding NAD(P)-dependent alcohol dehydrogenase, which codes for MKAIVRTQYGPPELLQFAEVATPVPAGNEVMIRLGAASVNPLDLYLMKGAPWDRIPGMKKPKPMVLGCDVAGRVEAVGREVTQFRAGDEVFGVTGFKGNGFAEYVCVAEERLAPKPVNLTFEQAAAVPVAAITALQGLRDKGRIRPGQKVLVEGASGGVGTFAVQIAKAFGAEVTAVCSTRNVHQAWSMGADCVIDYSKEDFTRSGQRYDLILAANGHHSIFDYRRLLVADGVYVAAGGGLVQIFETFTLGPVLSRMGRKKMVFFLAKVTRKDLDFLKELLESGKVVPVIDRRYRLSEAAEALSYLAEGHAQGKIVLTV
- a CDS encoding M48 family metallopeptidase; protein product: MRSVTQIGLTAFLTLSVAAYSQTPTNSPSSSQTTPPAQTPSTTTPQNDPQATTPVNATIPSDVPVEKPIPGHPTATPKESKDAAATVKAENKTDRLPSPGEDMKTNIKPGSEDDVNAVGTRNIGGRGMGNWYSTDWEIRTGKQYSMEIEKSAHMVNDPVIVEYVNRVGQNIVKNSDCKVPFTIKVIDSDEINAMALPGGFFYVNSGLILAADEEAELAGVMAHETAHVCAHHAARQMTKMNYAQIGSIPLIIFTQGSWTGYGIYEAVQLAVPLSFLQFSRMDEAEADWLGVQYMYKSGYDPQAFIQFFEKLDALEKHKPGTLAKVFADHPQTPDRILHSEEEIATILPSRPDYMVTTSEFDDVKARLARLENKRKINDGKGGNKPTLRRTASGNGNNDPNNPNNPSTSTDDRPTLGRRD